In Glycine soja cultivar W05 chromosome 10, ASM419377v2, whole genome shotgun sequence, the genomic stretch AATGAATGTTgacttttttaattactatattGCGAATTGCGATGCATTGCATATGGTCCCTTGctgagtttatttttttctttgtacaaATCACAAGCATGGACATTAAAACAAGAGGTGAAGTTCTTAGCTGGAGCCTCAAGCAATGTCACTAGCCTAGGTGGTTTTACTATTCTAATTGAAACTTGGTCAATAATTTGTGCATGTGGTTGTTAGCGGTTTGGCTTTTCATGACcagtgtgattcatgtgtactGTTTCTATTCTTCTACATTTCCTTATCACAACTTCCATAACACGTTATGCATGGTATCATTTAGTAGTTAGAATCAACcttttttaatgttataattAAGATACAAGAAAGACTTTTATACCAAAAATTCTCCAAACCGTTTGGTAATGATTTTAGTCATGAGTTATAAGAGGAGGAAGCTCTTAGAAACAAATTGTGaaacaaaaatcaatcggaataaaataattataaatctcagtaacatatttttactaaattttaatttactagattaaatatattaaatattttctgattttaatatcatatatttagcttttaaatagtattttatttataaaaatatcataagaaaatataaattaaaattgtgtatTGTTGGTATATGAAAGTACCACTTTTGGGCACACTCCAACTGGGGGAGGCAGTCCTCGCATAGGTTACACTCTCGGAGGGTGAAATGGAGATTCCCGCTCTGGCAAGTTACATGCCATTCTGATTCTAGGATGAAATTAACAAGTTATAGCTAAGGTTACtcaaatatatatcaaatgTGTAACTTACTCAGAATAAATTTAAGGCCGGCAAGCATGGGCCTTGGGCCCTTGACCCCGGCCCCCTCCCTcgagactatatatatatatatatagagagagagagagagagagagagagagatttgcttaatttttttagtagtgattaatcttatatctaattttataatgaaattaataataaatatttttatgaaattcattgttcattaaataattatatattgaaaattagATATTCATAgaattgtctaattttttttccttttggtgCATTCTTAGATCCGTCCTTATAACATACTAATATacttttttctaaataaacaaGTAAATGAATGCTAACAAATGCTTAAAGGATTTGTTGATGCGTACCCACTAGCTTGTTTGTTTgtaatgtattattattttattgaagaaaaaaacaaatgtgTTGATTGACTTGATTTATCCTTAAATTTAATCCAGCCCGTGCTTGGCAAATACGGTAATCTAGACAAATTAAGATAAAGACGTATGAGTAGGGATAAAATTAACAATCCTACTTCTCACTTAGATATTTATTTGCCAAAATAATACTTTTGGCAGTAAAAGTGATTTGTATACTATTGGTGCTCTTTCTCTTTTGAATATTAAGCGTGGTCTTCACGTGTCTAGTGTGCTACCTTTAGATTAAATCAATTGAACGGcattaattttctaaataaattatacttttgataattatttgaaGAGTTAGGTACATGTAGGTGTGAGACcatgtgataaaatatttatacctCCTATCTATCTATTGTAGTAGTATCAATTAAGTTGACTcgcattgaaaaataaataaattaagttaactcatctagttattttttttttctttttaaagaatCTAGTTAATCTTGAAACGGTGATACTAGGTTTATAGATTTTATTGGGAACATCACACGTCGTGTATTAAAAAGAAATCTCACATTccgtaaaaaaatatctcataataaatgactaaaatgaAAACGAGAAAATTAAGCCATATATTGATAATTAGAATTCAAAAGcttaatattttaagattttaatttattttttttaaaaaatagctttATGTTGAGTAATCAATGTTCTCACAAATAAGATTATTCACACCCACAAAAGATCAtaaaaacacaacaaagattatatcgtagaaaaataataacaaatacaaaaatttaaccTGGTTCGACACCTCTTGCCTACGTCCACAGAATCgtctcaaaaaatattttattatcacaaaaatgattacaagattgtaactcATCAAAAATAGTGTATCACTTTACAAACCCGAGTATCCCactcaatggttacaagaaatgataacactttcacacaaagacacttttttctcgataaaatgattttggttCACAATTTCTTTTCTCACACCCTCTTTCTTCATGTGTTGTGTTTCTTCACtaaatctcttctctatttatagtgaggattgtcaaaaattataataaatataataaataagctctcttgaaagttgaaaaaaaaacaacttttaatgTATTCATTTAACTAAGGTTcatataataaaatgtaatttttcacTTTGCATATAAACTGCCTAAaccttaatgataaaaaaattcaattctcaATGTGTATGCACCTTATTTTTTGGCTTGAAACTCTACACTTTGTAACTAGTAAAAATTGGaaacttatttaaaatacttGTTAAACATATTCATATAAGGttgtatttgaaaaaataaattgaaaaattacttgaaagttGTTAGAAAAAACTATTAAGCTAGtttactaaattataaaaatttagtaaAGTTAGGGTATAAATAAACAACAATGATAATAAAAgtaataagaataagaataataaagatGAGGCATGCCATGAAATGAGTGTCACTTAAGTATACATTATTATATAATGAGTATGAGATACACAATTATggtctaaaaaataataaaaataagataaaaataagataagatttaaAGATCACTAATATGATGAAAATATGACAACAAATTTGGGGTGTAAGATAAACATTTActttctaatataaaaaatgtctcTCTAGAATAATGtatacttattttgaaaatatatttctaaaaatacattttgagaataagtatatattattctagaaataattttttgggaaagaaaaaagttttccaATGGGTGTATCTCTTTAAGGAAAATGGATATATTGGGAAATTAAACAAAAAGGGACAATGGGGTATACTTAGAAAGTATAAGTGAAATAGAAAAtacattctatttatttttgttcaaattGTAGAAAGTATGCACTTTTCATGTATGTATCATCATCTTTAGATTTAAACAACGGAAGGaaggaagataaaaataaaattttagatagaatttaaaaattattaatgataaataaaaataagactaacaaatataagatataagataagagtttattttctaatattgaGATTAACTTTTTAGAATAATATATacctattttaaaaatgtatttatggaATTATGATACATAGGTCTGGAAACACATTTCCAAAATAAGTGTATTATTCAGGAAAAACAtttttgaaaagaagaaaagaacagaTTTTCAAGGGATGtatctttttaagaaaaaaagagtaCAATGggcaattaaaatataaaaggggGGAATGAGTGTACTTAGCAAGTGCCTTGTAGAAAGTGGGCTTGTGAGTTTGGACCTGAAGAAAAGTATCCAGACTCAAGAATAAAAGTCTATTGCATGCCGAAGAAAGATTGCCACGTTTGACTTAGTACGTCCTCCTAGAACTAGTCTcaatatgattaaattttcttgtagaattatatatttgaatttaaatttaacttagTCAAAATTCGAGAACATATAgaatagaaattaattaatctgATTTGTTAATATAATATACTATAGTTTTAAAATCACGTATAAATTGTTCAATTAATTTAAGAAGTGTGAAACTAAAacgaacacacacacacacacatatatatatatatatttataaacaaaaataattgatataaaaataatactgtgttatgtaaaatattattcataaagtcaataaatctttattattaatatgagtTAATACATTATTACTAAAAGGgcgtataaattataaaataataagagattTAGAAATATCTTCAAATCACACTAGGTTAATTTCTAAGATATGAACCCAGCcgttaaaatcaatttcaagTTGAATGGGATTATTGAAATAGGATAGATTATGAGCATCCTTAGTTTGGACTTTGGAAAACCTCCATCTCCCGCGCTCCCCAAAAAGATGAACTCTCCAGAAAATGTTATTATTCATTAGTATTAACTGATAATGCAGGGAAAAAGCTTAATAACGGAATACAAATGCAAATTAGTAGTATCATGTAAGAGTGACACTGATtaagaaagtaaaagaaaataaaattatattaaaatgtaaaaaatattagaaatatgatttaaatttaaaattgtgtttgtattttttataagatttaatttataatatttttttcgttAATGAATTTTATACTGAAAATactctttattaaaaaagaaaagaatattaatgaaaatgataattttaaaaaaattataaacttaagacaaattaattatttttaatcttgataAATTAGGTTATTTggctttatatataaattaaagtatataatttttcaGTTTGTTTTAGCTTTAGGTAGAAGCATATGAGGCTTATTGTGTCACAAGGGAAATAAACACCATGGAACTTGAAAAGAAACAGGCAATTCATATTCATATCCATGATACAGGAGACACGATCGAGTAGCAAGACAAGACATAAAGATgagcataaattattattatagataACATAACATTATGGGAGCAGGAAGAAGACGAgggtgcatgtgcatgtgcatgatGAGAAAAGCAATTCAAGCGATCTTGTTGTATCCAGAGTCGTTTAGTCTAGTGAGCGCCTTTTGGAGCTGGCTCCACTTCTGCTCCAAGGTTCCAATGTACCCAATCGACATCCTCACGAGCCCCGGCGAGATTCCGGCGAGCTCCTTCTCCTCAGTGCTGAGTTCACTGCTGGTGCTGCTGCCGGAGCAGGACATGAGGGTCTCGTAGTAGCCCAAGCTCACAGCCATGAAGCCGAACTGGCCGTAGTTCTGCAAGTGGCTCATGAAGCGGTTGGCCCTCTCCTCCGTTTCCATGTCCACGCACATGAGCCCGCCGTAGCCATAGTCCTTGTTGTGCATTGATTTCAGAAGctggtgctgtgggtgctcctcCAGGCCCGGGTATATTACCCTCATTCCTAGCCTTTTGAGCCTCGTTGCGAACTCTAGTGCGCGGTTGCTATGCTCCTTCATTCTTAGCCCTAGGTGCGGTATTCTCTCCGAGAGTTCGAATGCCACTTTCGCATTCATTGTTGGACCCAGCAGCATTAGTGACCCTTGTTGCAGATCCATCATTGCGTTCACCAGTCTTGCGGGTCCGCACACCGCTCCTGTACTTCAATTATGTCATTTTTTCCTTCTACCAACTAAATACATTGCTTTAATAAAGCTAAGTTTTTTCAGGAAAAGAGAATCCTCCCAAAAGCAAAATAACACGTGTCCACGTAAACGAAAGACGAATACGATTGTTCACGTGATAGTGGTACTCAGATCATCATTCCTGGGGAAATTGGCTAGTTTTGCTTCATATTATTCGGTTAGAAAATgattatatacttttaaaaattaaattaaatttaatgaagtaaaaaaaatataaaatactgtTTAATTCTAGAAATCTtgtaatacttattttaaaattatattaaaaataatttttaattgactaATAATGCAAAAGAGCAGTTACAACAACAATATAAGAAAACGATAATattcttttcattggttgcctaaataataataaatttaattggttGGACACCTATTTACACATTTCGAagtagataaaataatatatcactcttttttattattgtcatttaatttgaACATGTAACTGATAtaagcgaaaattaaaaaaatttattaattctaGACTCACAcgttacattttaaataaaatattatgatgCTTTTTCTTAGGAAAAACATTGGAGTAGACTGCTTAGATCATATTTTAACAAACTTCTTTATaagaacttttaaaaaaacaagactGCAAAATCAAGTTTAATTGCTCCAGTACAATTATTCCAACGCCGCCGGAAAAGAAAGTCGAGTTTGCATTAAACTTGTTCTTAAAAGATTTATTTTCACAGGGTCGTGTCATTCTGTCATTGTTTGGTGAAGGGTTAAGGATCTTTCGGAATCTTCTTTTCatcctaattattataatatggaAAATGCTAATCAGTGTTTAGGACtggttaaattaaaatttaaacattaagTTAGCAAATCAGATGAACTGAAGTCTATATATCTTTCACCAAGATCGGTTCGAGTCCAAACAAATAATCATGTCAAAACTGTAATTGAAAAAGacgttcatttttttatttctctctcacGAAGTGTACATTCCCCCTTCCTactgtataaaatataaaaaaaattgacagtaACTATCGATGTCCTGTTACTGATGCTTCAACATGTGAGATGGATAGATATCATTATCATGATAAACTTGAAGAGTTGTCGTTTGTGTATTCGTGACTCGTCAAAGAAAGTAATATCTTagtcattatttaattttaaagaaaatttcagtaaacataaataataacaCGACAAATGATAAATGCATGCTTCTTCAAGACATGTTAATTAGTACAATTAAGATTATCATTAATATTCTCTTGGTACTATTAAATGCTTAATTAATGAATAGCGAGAGAAAGAGTTAGGAAAGACGACAAAGATACCTGCAATGATATCGGCCCCACCGCTGATGAACTTGGAGATACTGTGAACGACAACATCAGCACCAAGACGCGCTGGCGAAAGCACCATGGGCGCGAACGTGTTGTCCACCACCACCGTCACTCCCTTCCGGTGTGCCATGTGGCACAGTTCAGGTATGTTCGCAACCGTAAGGGTGGGGTTGGAAACAGATTCGAAGTAAAGCACTTTTGTTTTCCCTTCTACTATGGCAGCATCAACCATGTCAAGATCCGTCACCTCCACGAAGCTAGTGGATATTCCGCACGTGCGCGGGAGAAAGTGTGAGAGGAGCGCGTGGGTCCCACCGTAGAGAGTTCTGGAGGCGACCACGTGTTCGCCGTGGCTGCAGAGCTGGAGGAGGACGGCGGAGATGGCGGACATGCCGCTGGCGGTGCAGTAGGCGGCCTCGGTGCCTTCGAGGGCGGCCATGAGGCGACTGAGGCTCAGCACCGTCGGGTTGAAGTGGCGGCTGTAGATGAAGAAGTCGCGGTCGGGGCCGAGTTCTCCGGCGAACATGCGCCGCATCGTCTCCGGCTCCATCACCGTGAACGTCGCCGACGCCTCGATCGACATGTTCACCCCGCCGTGCTCCCCGAACTCGTGCCGCGCGCTCGCCAGCGCCGCCGCCGGGTCCGCCTCGCCCTGCTGCAACAGCAGCTTCTTCGCCTCGCCGCCGTCCACGTCATCGGAACGGTTGCGCTTCGGTGTGGCCAAAACGTAAGTGTCCCCCATACTGAAGGAAACTAAAAGCTTtaatattgtgatgaatgaaaaCGGAGAAAAACGTGACTTACTTCTTGCTACTAGTTTGGCAACTACCACTGCCACGGAAGCTCTTGTTTTCTATGTACAAATTCGTTTTGATCATAACttgtatttataattgtttgaggattgattgataaattaattgttttaagtCATTTCAGCTTCATCCTCCACGTTCTTTGCTGCAAGGACAGTGGGACACCTCGTCCTTATTGCCACGTGACGAGTATTATCTTAACgacaaaatgtaaataaataaatatatcttttagaaaagtatattgttttaaattagttttcttttttaaaataaaaaaaaagtttagcaAGTAGGTTTCTAATTGGTAGACTTTCTTAACGGAGAGGAtagattcaaaattttaagtGGAGATCATCTTATCTAAGTTGTACTAGTATACTTGTTGGACAAACTCGTTTTGAATGTTAATTTCTATGCATAATTGTTGGGAATATAATTGCAAACGAGGACATGGACCTCAATTTCAGCTTAATCCTTTCACGCCATATTGCTCCGTTAGACACCTCATTCTGGCGTGAGCATTAGCAGACTTTAAAACAACtatcatttattgtttttatttttctattaattattatatagttCCAAACTTCCAGTTAGTCTCATATATAGTATCATCGAGAtatataaactttatttttatgtctttaattccaaaattatcgctcttaagttgatttttaaaaCTGTATTATATTtctctattaatatttttctctaagaacttaaacatgtttataaatttgttttttaattacaagAAAATGAAGTTCAAACAATATACGAGGGAGAACATGATGCGATGGGCGG encodes the following:
- the LOC114371031 gene encoding methionine gamma-lyase-like, translated to MGDTYVLATPKRNRSDDVDGGEAKKLLLQQGEADPAAALASARHEFGEHGGVNMSIEASATFTVMEPETMRRMFAGELGPDRDFFIYSRHFNPTVLSLSRLMAALEGTEAAYCTASGMSAISAVLLQLCSHGEHVVASRTLYGGTHALLSHFLPRTCGISTSFVEVTDLDMVDAAIVEGKTKVLYFESVSNPTLTVANIPELCHMAHRKGVTVVVDNTFAPMVLSPARLGADVVVHSISKFISGGADIIAGAVCGPARLVNAMMDLQQGSLMLLGPTMNAKVAFELSERIPHLGLRMKEHSNRALEFATRLKRLGMRVIYPGLEEHPQHQLLKSMHNKDYGYGGLMCVDMETEERANRFMSHLQNYGQFGFMAVSLGYYETLMSCSGSSTSSELSTEEKELAGISPGLVRMSIGYIGTLEQKWSQLQKALTRLNDSGYNKIA